The following DNA comes from Mastomys coucha isolate ucsf_1 unplaced genomic scaffold, UCSF_Mcou_1 pScaffold11, whole genome shotgun sequence.
TGCAGCTCCTGCAACTGCACGAAGATCTGGTCCCAGAGGGCAGAGCTCAGCGGCCCCTGAATAGAGCAGCCtgtgggggtgaggaggaggtaggTTTAGCTTACACACCCACAGGAGGCACAGTACTCATGTTGTACCTCAGACCCTACATTTTGGCTTGTCCCAACATAAAAATGACTCAATATATCTGTATGCTGTGGGCCCAAGGATCTCTGGAGGCTAGTGAATGCCAGGACTTGATCATCAAGCCAGAGATTCCACTAGGCTCAAGGGTGTCAGGGCACAAATGCCAGAAATACCGATGTGTAGGGAGGAGGGAGTGAGGTCCAGGGAAAACCCAGGGGCTCCCCTGTGCTCAGCTTTTGTCCTCCAAGGGAAAAGCCTGCCATCCTCAAATCTCAGCTGGGTAAGACaaagccaggccaggccagcaggCACACTTCTAAGGTGGAGAATGCTTTGGTGTAACAGAGCAAGCTACCTTCTTAGCAGGTACTGTATGAGTGTGCGAGTAATCCCTCAtgccaggaaggagggagggaggggcacagATTGAGAGAGCGAGCACCCCTTTTGTGGAGCTTGCATCATTCCAACTGGCTTCCATCTTCCCATGGACAAGACTGAAGAAATAAGGCTTTCTCTAAGTGACAATGATTTGCTTCTCTCTTGATCcagaaaaccccacaaaatcatGCAAATCAAGAGGTCCAATTCATGCCTGCCCTGGGGGCAcccgcctttaatctcagtactctcCAGGTAGAGAGGAACATTTACagaattccagaacagctaggactacacagagaaaccctgtctcaaaaaacatcaaacagccaggcggtggtggcgtacgcctttaatccgagcacttgggagacagaggcaggcggatttctgagtttaaggccagcctgctctacagagtgagttccaggacagtcaggaatacacagagaaaccctgtctcaaaaaacaaaacaaaaaaaagcatataaaacttttactttattttatttttttggtttttcaagacagggtttgtctgtgtatccctggctgtcctagaagttactctgtaaatcaggctgtcctcgaactcatatatctgcctgcctctgcctcccaagtgctggaattaaaggcgtgtatcaccactgcccggcctaaaacttttaaaaaggaatgaagaaatatACCAGAGGAAAAGGCCCTTAATGCTTTttactttcattaaaaattttattttgggggactggagagatggctcagcagttaagagcactgactgctcttccagaggtcctgagttcaatccccccagtaaccacatggtgactcaaaaccatctgtaatgggatctgacgccctcttctggtgtgtctgaagacagctacagtgtactcatacataaaataaataaatctttttttttaattgcttttatgTGGACTggtgtttcattttatttgcatgtatatctgtgtacagtGTGAAGTCGgctgcctgcagagaccagaaggcagcttcagatcccttggaactggagttacaaaggttgtgagctgccatgtggatgctgagatttGAAATggagtctctggaagagcatccctAAGTGTTGACCATTCCTTCAGTCcctcctttgttttgttgttgttgttattattattatttacttatttttttgagagagggctTTACTTTGCAGCTTAGGCCATGTTTGAGGTAGTCTGTGTAAGCTTctagtgctgggttacaggtatGAGTCATACTTGGTCTCTTCCTGCCATACTCTGAGCCACCAGTCAGTCTGTCTCACTCCTTGCCCTGGTCACACCACAAACTTCCTTTCATCATGATAGCCTGATAGAGACTGGCTGATGGCAGTAACTGCCTCTTCTGCTGGCAGGTCCCTGGAAAGTAAGCCCTGTGTTTGGTGAGGCACACACAGCAGGAGCCATTCTTGTTACGAGCCCTTACCTGACAagccaaggaaactgaggccttgGGACCGTTCTTGTAGGGCAGACAAGAGCTCTTCCAGACTGGCACAGCTGATCTCAGGGTTGGCAGACAGGTCCAGAGAGGTGAGTGAGGGGCAGCAAGGGAGACATCTAGGATGGCACGCATGGGAAGTAAGGGGCTGAGCTTGCAGGGGAAAGTCATCTCTTTATTACTAGAGAAGGTTACCTCAGACAGACCCTTGACTCTGAGAGCCAAGGACCAAGCAGGACTTCTAAAGCACCAGCCAGAGGCAAGACTGCAATGGCTAGCTCTAGAAAACTCCTGCTCTAGGAGCaggattgggggtgggagggaatgcTTTACCAAGGAGAATAAAAGATAGGCCAGAGTGGGAAGTTCTCCAGCCACGGGGGCATGGCAAGAAACTTGAAGGTAAGTATGCTTGCCAGAGCCATCCCTGGAGATGGTGGCCATCAGAAAGAGGTAACAGCACCTGACTCATCTTTGTGTCAGGCTTTGTCACAGGAGTCAGTGGCTCTGGGATGGAGTGTTACCTGCTCAGTTCTCTCACAGCCTTGTCACCCAGGCAGTTTGCAGACAGGGTTAGGTGGGCCAGAGCACAGCCTTCCTGGATGGAAGAACAGAGCAAAAGAGCATGCCGAGTGGGCGCCCGCCCACCTTCCTCCCAGCAGGGACCCTCTACCAAGAAAGCTGTTTGGAGATGGAAAGGAAACATCTCTCTTCCAGGGTACAGGTTACAGATGCCTTGTAAGACCACAGGGGctactgggcggtggtggcccatgcctttaatcccagcacttgggaggtagaagcaggcagatttctgagttcgaggccagcctggtctacagagtgagttccaggacagccagggctatacagagaaagcctgtctcgaaaaaccaaaaaagaccaCAGGGGCCTGGCGTGTCCCTTGGGACTTGCCTGAAGTAACACCACCTggctcccaggagtctatgggtGTTCTTCCCAACCCCCAGCCCTTTCCTCAGACTCTGCACAACACTACAGGGTTTTAGCTGTAGGACTTTGGGTTTCAGGCCTTTGGATCCTTGTGTTCTGGTCTGGCAGTCTGCTCCATACCTCATACCTTGGTCAAGTATTTGATAACAGGCTCTATGAGACTCGAGTTGCTCTTGCTGGCCACCACGGAGCTAAGCTCCAATCGTAGGAGGGTGCAGGCGGGTAGGCTCTGCAGCACCCTTGCCAGGGCAGGAGTGCCGAGTGCATTGTATGATAAGGACAGGGTCTTCAGGTGTGCAGCATCTGTACGGCAGAAGAACTTTTGTCACCCAGTCAGCGCCCCTGTCCTTTCCCCGCCCGCCCTAGAGTTCTGACCCCAGAAGCCTCATGAATCCTTTAGAGGAACTGTTACCCTCAACTTTTTGTCAGGAAATTGAGAAGCAATGGCTCTTGTCTAATCTCTGAGCCCAGTTTTTACCATTTCATATTCCTGGCTGTTGGGTGTGAGGTTCTGGGCCAGGACATTAGTGAGTGAAAGTCAGGACACTGCTCTGACCATTGCCACCTAATCCcaggcccctccctgctgggctcCTCTGGGTAGCCCCAGTCCTCAGAGCCCTGTACTCAGGCCTTGTCACTGAATCAGGTGGGCTCACAATGAAATCGGCTCAGGAAAGTGAAAAGCGTAAGCCCCAGATATGGAGGGCCTTTGAGGGCAGCTATGGCCTCTCTGAAATCCTAATTGGGATGTGTGGGGGCTAGAATGAGTTCTGAGAACAGCCAAAGGTGGTCAAGAACTGATTTCTACTGGAACCCTAGCTATCCTTGGGTCCTAATAAGCACTGAACCTCCCCTCAGAAGCCAGATCCTGATATTCTGGGAACCTCCCCGCTCAAGGTCTTCAATTTTCTCAACACTGGGCTCAGGAAATACACTTAGCTGATCATCTTACCTTGGAAGGCGTTACCCAGGGCAGCCTGGTGACTCAAGAAGAAGCTGGAGCTGAAGCCGCAGGCCTGTAGGCGCAGGGTGCTGAGCATGGGGCAGGCCCGCAGAAGGGAGGCCAGGGCCTGACCACAGCCATCCCCTAGTGGGTTCATACTCAAGTCCAGTTCCTCCAAGATCTATAGAAGATATGGGATGGGTACTGAGCTCACAGACTCCCCACAGACTCTCGTCTCCACAGGGGTCTCATTCCAGGGACACACATTGCCCAGCTCTCCCAGATGCACCATACCACCAATGAATGGCTTACTGGGATTAGAGATGCCCTGCAACTGTTGGCCCACTGTACGCTGGGTCTTTACCTGCAAGGCATTCTGGCCCGAGGAGCCTTCAACAAGCTGACGCAGACCTTCTTGGCCCAAGTGATTGGAAGAGAGATCGAGGAGGACCAGGTTAGGCATGGTGCCCAGGGTGGCCAGCAGCTCAGGAGCACACGCATCACCTAGTCGGTTCCCAGCAAGGCGTAGCTCCCGGAGTGCTGTGTGTAACTTGAGGGCCCTCAGCAGGGGTGTGAGCTGGGCTTGGCTCAAGGCCAGGGAACAGGCACTAAACGAAGGGCTTGAACTTTGGTGCTCCATGGCCTGCAGCACTTGCTGGTGCTCCTCTAAGAAGAGAGACATAGGGTCAGGTCACCAGGGCCAGCGCTTACACCTGCCGTCCAAATCCTGCAAGCAAATGGTCCAGGCAGTAATACTGAGCCCGTCCCTAAGCCTTGTATTTCATCCCATGCATATAAACCTGGGGGTTCTGATCTCCTTCAACCACACTTACATCTTCCAATCACCAGTTCCTGGTGACCTCCAGCCCCCCTTAGACTCATCCCTGGGCTTTACCTGTGGCTTAGGTTGCTTCAGGAACTCTCATTCCAAGGGCCCACGATCTTAGAACTGTCTGCTCCTACCCGTCACCCACCAGGTATAAAGCTTGGGGGAGAGTTGGGTTTCCTTAGACATACGTATCTGCAGGGTAAGGGGGGAACTACAGGCCCAGATCCTCTTGCATAGGCCTGCTTCCATCCTACTAAGGCAGGGCTAGCTCACCTTGCCCCAGGCTCTGGCAAGCCCTTCGGTAGCGGTCCTTCAGTGGAGGAAGGTCCCACGAAGTTACTTCTGCCAGCACCTAGAGTGTACACGTGGTGAGGAGCCCCGCAGAGCCTGGCAGACAGAGGAACACTGTGCCCATGGCCCCGGCCTTGCTGTTCACCTCATCGTTACTTTGCAGCACGTCAGGGATGGGGTCCTGTGGGGCCAGCAGTGCTCCATCCTTCCGCAGGGTGAGCCTTGGGAGTAGCCCACAAGTTTGGAAGTAGCGCTGGGCAGCTTGCTCTGCTAGCCAAGCCACAGAACGGACATCACTGCTAAAGAGAACGGCATGCTGAGCTCAGGTGCACTGGGATCCTGCTTTGGTGTGCTGGGATCTCCAGCTCACTCACCGGATGCTCTCCACCTCCGCACCTCTCCTCTGAATAACTAGCCCCACCCGCCACCCCactcccaagacagggtttttgtacagccctggctgtcctggagctcactctgtagaccaggctgacctcgaactctcagacacctgcctgcctctgcctcctgagtgctgggattaaaggcagactgtctgctcttctggccATTTTTAAGGCCCACACAAACTTCCTAGGCTGTGCTGGGAATCCCTGCTGGAGCCTGTGCAGGGCTCCCTGGGGCTCTAGGGAGCAGAGTGCCAAGTCCAAGGGAGTCCTTCTCACACACCCCCTCCTGATATGCACATAAGGGTGCTGTGTATCGAAATGCTGTTACCCAGGCAGAGCTGCACGACAGACTGGGGATAGGAGAGAGCACATGCCTTACCTGTGTGGGACGGGGATGAGGAAAAGGTTATCCTGAATTTGAACTCGAACCCGGATGGGAGGGGGCTGGACCAGAAGCTAGCAGGTAAGACAGAGGGTGGGGATGGTCAGAAGCCAGCAGTTTCTACTGGAACCTGTCCCATGCTAAAGACTGGTTGTGCACCCACCAAAGGCTGGCCTGCTGCTGAGTTTTCCTTGCTGGGTCCCGAGGTCCTAGGCACGCTGGGGTTTCCTGCAGGCTCTGCAGTCAAGCTGCCATCTCCTGCTTTGGTCCGTGAACACCAACCATCAAGACTTGCTGGGCGACTCTGCTTGGCACGAATCCGGGACCTTGCAGGGCATCGCTCATGGTCTGAGACTGAAGTGCTGGTCCTGCTGCTGCGGGGCAGAGGTGTATCCACCTCCAGCCATTCACCAGCCAGGTATTCCTCCTCGGGAATGAGTGCTGTCTTGGGGGCAGGGACTTCCTCTGAGCCCAGAGGTAGGGTGGGCACCAAGCGACGGCTCTGGGCACTGCCCACGCCTCGGATGGCTGCTCGGTATGCGGCCCGGCAAGCACTCGAGGCGGCTGTGTCTCTACTTTTGGATGGGTCAGGCGCCTTGGCTTCACCCTGCTGTGTGGTATGTCTCAGTCTTTTCTGAGATGGCCTGCAGGGACTTAGGTCGTCCTCATCCTCCGAGCTGCTACTGCTACTGGTTGGCCTGTGCCGGTTCTTTCGAGGTCTGGAAACTGCAGACACAGTTTCCTCCAGAAAGACCTTAGCAGGGTCTGGAGACACCTCTGGAGGTCTAGGAGTATGCGAGGAGGGTTCTGGACAGGGGCTTGGGGGAGGAGAGGTCTCAGGGTCAAACAGATGGTTACTTGGAACGGTCTGGATGGCAGCGGAGCTGTGGGAAGCTAAGGAAGAGAGAATAAAtcatgagacaggatctcacttttAGGGCTAGAAAGGAGGAGAGATAGAGGAGGCTCTGTTTACCTTGGCCTGAGGAGGCCACCTGGAGCCTCCTCTCCATGGAAGCAGCCTTCTGTCTGGTCTCAAGGTCAAGGTCTCTGAAGTACAGCTTCACCCACTGCTGCAGTGTCTCCAGTGGGCTGAGGCCCTGAGTGGCACTCAGTTGAGCAGGGGAACAACAGACTATCAcagtccctccccacccccacccccacccccgtcccctcTCACGCCCTGACTCACCTTCCTGGTACGGAGAGTTACGGATGCCCCTCGCTCAATGAGTAGTTCAGCTACCTCAAAGTGGCCACAGTTGAGGGCATCATGCAGCGGGGTGATGCCATCACACCCCTGGCCACCTGGGTCATCCACTGCTGCTCCATGGTCCAGAAGGAAGCGCACAATCTCTGGAGAAGGGGACATGAACTCAGCTCCTAGTACCATTCATACTTGCCTCCTGACCCACACGTCTGCCCTGTGCTTGGCCTGACTTTACTTACCAAGATGCCCATAGTTGCATGCTTCATGGAGCGGTGTCCAGCCACAGTAGTCTCGGGGATTCAGGGGATGGCCCTATGTCCGAGGAAAGAGGACAGGTCCTGGTCCTTGCACAGAGTAGGCCTCAAAAATTTACTCCTTGGTAtagccttctttccctctttagTGTtcccaaagaaaatgaagatatgcCCTGCCCTTTCTGATGCCTAGCTGGCTACACAATCATAGTAGTCTCCTAGTCCATGTGCCATCTTATATCTTGGTACAAACAGTGCCTGACTACAGGGCTTAGAACAGGAGGGAAGATGCCAGGGGCCTCAGTCTATTGGTTACTCTCATCCTGGCTAGGCCAGCCCACTCACCCACAGCAGGAATGCTAGACAGGTACTTGGCatctcttctatttttaaaaacaagccgCCTGGGTCCCTCGCTCCCTGAAGAAGCTAGGGTTCAGTGTGCCCACCTGCTTCACAAGATCCTGGACACGACGCAGCTGGCCTTCAATGCAAGCTCGGTGCAGCAGGGTCTCTCCCATGTCATTTCGCCGGTTCCACTGTAAGTGTAGTTGCCCCGGCATGGAGCAGAAGTGTGAGGGGTGGAAATATTACTGGGCACAGAGCTGCTGGGCAACAGGAAGGGGGAGGGCATGTTGTCCTCACCTTGTTTACCTTCCGCCGGCCCAGACAGCCCTGGagctcctcatcttcctccagtTGCTGAGACAGGCCTTCAGCATCATCCTCTACAAGAGTTAAGTCTGCTGACCCTGAGCCTATGGTATTCTGGCTCTCCTGATTGCGAGGGCAGAACAGCCACAGCAGGAAGACTCTGGGGTCTGTGAGCTCTGTAGCCCCGTAAAGCAAAGCTGACTCCTAGCCCAACCCAACTCCACTAGAAGCCTCCTTcaacttatttgtttgtttatggcttttcaagacagactttctctggctgtcttggaacttgctcctgtagaccacgctggcctcaaagcTGACTCCTAGCCCAACCCAACTCCACTAGAAGCCTGCTtcaacttatttatttgtttatggcttttcaagacagattttctctggctgtcttggaacttgctctgtaaaccatgctggcctcaaactcacagacctgcctgcttctacctcccggTGATGGGATTAAtggcctgtgccaccacctcccagctaacCCATTTATCTCACCACTGCATATAGGAACTAAAGAAAGGCAGTTGCCTTTCTGCCCCATCTTCAGAGGAATTGCCCACTCTAGTCCTGTCCATTATGTGCTGGCCTATACCCAGAGCCTGCCCCACAGATCAGTCTTGATTACAGACTTTCCCTCTGAGAAAATACCCTTGTGAGGGTAAGTCACTTACTTAGCCTGTAGCCTGTGTCTTACTGGCCTCTAGGCTTCTCCCACTAGTAGTGATTTTTCTCAGAGGCTCCTTTATAGGACTGATGACCCTCCTGgccctttctctgttttcttctctgctctttcttatGGATGTGGCCACCAGCTGAAGGACAGACCCTAAAGTTGAAGTACTTggttctccctcctccctcataaCACCAAAAAATACCAATATTCCATTTGTCTCAACTTCTAAGACATGGCCCGACTTATCAGGAAATGAGGCTCCAGCCTTGTAAGTTTGCACTTGAAGTCAAGGTGTTTCTAAGAATCTAACCCACAAACTCACAGTTGGGTCTTGCATGACTACCACCCGACTGGAAATCAAGCCTCAGCTCCattgcttcctgcctgccttgcCCAACAGAGCGAAGATGCTCTCATTCCTAGCACTGTACCACCGGACCCCTCAGCACACTGGTCTTAAGTTCCAGGAACATCCTGTAGCAGCTGGATCACTGCTAACCCTGCTGGACAAATCTCATAAAGGGGCCCCAATCACAGCCTACCACCCACAAGGCCATCCGGAACACACCATTGCACCTGCGCTGGTTCTAATAGGACCACCTCCTTAGGCTCTGACCCTAGACAACTGACTTTCAGCTGTGTGGTGGTCACACAAAACCCTTGTGTCTGACGCCCACTCTGCCTCTGACCAGTTTTTTTCTGCAAGGAGCTCCTGATTACCATGTCCCATGCTCCATATACATGCCCCGCCTCTTCCATAAATTTCCACAGAAGCACGTGTCATcccctcaggtcctcaggctccaTAAAGACACATCTCTAATGCATACCAGCCCATCCCAGTCATCATCccagagcagaagcaggcagaaaggGCAAGTTCAGCCAACCCCAGCACACAAGGCAGCATTTGTCCCTCACCGCTCTCTGAGAGCTCCAGTTCACTGGTCTCCAGGGCCTCActggcttcttcttcctcttcctcctcctcctcttcctctatgtCTTTTGCCATACTCAGTTCCTGCAGTCTGGTTTCAGTGTCACGGGCTTCTTGGGGCTGCAACTTTAGTTGCACGGTATGAAGGTGCTGTAAGATCTGCCTCTGGGGAGCAGAGATGTCCAGTtcagaaacaaacagaaccacAGAAAGCAATTCATGCAAGGAAAGATAGGATTAGGCAGAACTCTtaaatttcaaggccagcttgggcaacttagtgagaccctgtctcaaaatgaaaatacaaaacaggCCAGGGATAGGTAGGTCACGATTAAGATCTTAAAGtcaaaagccagaaaaaaaaaaatctatatttatttgGGATGGTGAGATGGGCTCTCATACCTGTAGCTGGAATCGCTGGGCCTGCTGGGCACAGCAAAAAGCCTTCTGGAAGCATGGAGCTAGCAGTCCATATGCATCACCAGCTTCCTCACGTGACAGTGCAATGTTGAACCATGTCTTAGCTTcctgaaacagagagaaaaacacaagGCTGGCGGATGCCCACCACATCCAGCTGCCCAGAGCCAGAAGTTGGCTTCCCTTAGCTGCTTATATGAAACTGGAAGTTCTGCTTTGTTTCTGTCCTATCTCCAACTGACAGACCATGACAGTCCTCGGAAGGGGCAGCCTTCCTTGGGGAAGCATCCACTCGCACCCACTACTGGAGAATGGGGGGCTCAAAGTAGAGTACCCCCTATATGTGCACAGGGGACAAGGGCGTGTCACCTCCAGGGCATTTCCCTTGCGTAGCCTCAGTTCTTCCTCATAGTGGTGTACAGCCTTGTGGTGATCCTTCATGTCTCCCAGTGTGGTGGCCAGGGATACATGGATGACAGCCAGCTCCAGATCTGGTCTCTTCAGCAGCTGAGCAAAGTGCAACTAGGAAGGCAGCACAGTAAATCTCAGACCCTCTTTGTATCGCTGCCACTCTCCTCCCGCcccgtgagtgtgtgtgtgtgtgtgtgtgtgtgtgtgtgtgcgtgtgcgcgtgtgtgtatgtagctCACCTGCTTCTGGTAAGCCTCAGATGCCTTGGGAAAGTCGCCCGCTTTGGAGAAAAGATCCCCCAACTGTTCACAGATAGCCATGGCACCTTCAAGATCATTGCCCTCAGTCTcttccagctgctgctgcagctggatCACTGCCAATACTGTTGAAAAAAATCTTGAGTGGGGGAGGGCCACACAGTATAGGGAGGGCCCCAACCacagcctaccacccaccagccATAGTTCCTCAGGCTGGCAACCAGGGAAAGTGTCTCGGTGTGACGGTTGGTAAACGTGGGTAGTGGGGAAACTAACCATTTGGAACTTTGGAAggttagaagagtaagtatgctTAACAGCCTAGAACAGTGCTTGAACAGTCTGAAGATCTGAACACTAGTGACCGTCAGTGTCAGTCTCTGGGGCACAGTATGCCGTCTGTGCTCCCATTTGCTAATGTTGCTTTGTGACAAAGGTCCCGTCCGTTTCCCACATACCCTCTAGTGTCCTAGACACCCTGTGCAGCAGGCTCAGACAAAAGCAAGGGTCTTCAACTGACAGAAATCTACCCTTGCAGTTTGTCAGAGGCGCATGCCCACACTGCTACTTCCCCAAGAACATAAGCTGGGTCTCTCCTGCTGGGAGAGCAGAGCCCTTCTCCAAGCCC
Coding sequences within:
- the Tonsl gene encoding tonsoku-like protein isoform X1, producing MTLEQELRQLSKAKARAQRNGQLREEAVYCHQLGELLASHGRFKEALEEHQQELHLLESVQDTLGCAVAHRKIGERLAEMENYSAALKHQHLYLDLAGSLSNHTELQRAWATIGRTHLDVYDHCQSRDSLLQAQAAFEKSLAIVDEKLEGMLTQRELSEMRTRLYLNLGLTCESLQQTALCNNYFKKSIFLAEQNHLYEDLFRARYNLGAIHWRGGQHSQAIRCLEGARECARAMKMRFMESECCVLVSQVLQDLGDFLAAKRALKKAYRLGSQKPNQRAAVCQSLKYVLAVIQLQQQLEETEGNDLEGAMAICEQLGDLFSKAGDFPKASEAYQKQLHFAQLLKRPDLELAVIHVSLATTLGDMKDHHKAVHHYEEELRLRKGNALEEAKTWFNIALSREEAGDAYGLLAPCFQKAFCCAQQAQRFQLQRQILQHLHTVQLKLQPQEARDTETRLQELSMAKDIEEEEEEEEEEEASEALETSELELSESEDDAEGLSQQLEEDEELQGCLGRRKVNKWNRRNDMGETLLHRACIEGQLRRVQDLVKQGHPLNPRDYCGWTPLHEACNYGHLEIVRFLLDHGAAVDDPGGQGCDGITPLHDALNCGHFEVAELLIERGASVTLRTRKGLSPLETLQQWVKLYFRDLDLETRQKAASMERRLQVASSGQASHSSAAIQTVPSNHLFDPETSPPPSPCPEPSSHTPRPPEVSPDPAKVFLEETVSAVSRPRKNRHRPTSSSSSSEDEDDLSPCRPSQKRLRHTTQQGEAKAPDPSKSRDTAASSACRAAYRAAIRGVGSAQSRRLVPTLPLGSEEVPAPKTALIPEEEYLAGEWLEVDTPLPRSSRTSTSVSDHERCPARSRIRAKQSRPASLDGWCSRTKAGDGSLTAEPAGNPSVPRTSGPSKENSAAGQPLLLVQPPPIRVRVQIQDNLFLIPVPHSSDVRSVAWLAEQAAQRYFQTCGLLPRLTLRKDGALLAPQDPIPDVLQSNDEVLAEVTSWDLPPLKDRYRRACQSLGQEEHQQVLQAMEHQSSSPSFSACSLALSQAQLTPLLRALKLHTALRELRLAGNRLGDACAPELLATLGTMPNLVLLDLSSNHLGQEGLRQLVEGSSGQNALQILEELDLSMNPLGDGCGQALASLLRACPMLSTLRLQACGFSSSFFLSHQAALGNAFQDAAHLKTLSLSYNALGTPALARVLQSLPACTLLRLELSSVVASKSNSSLIEPVIKYLTKEGCALAHLTLSANCLGDKAVRELSRCLPCCPSLTSLDLSANPEISCASLEELLSALQERSQGLSFLGLSGCSIQGPLSSALWDQIFVQLQELQLCSKALSTKDRDTLCQRLPEGACTLDQGSKLFFKCL
- the Tonsl gene encoding tonsoku-like protein isoform X2 gives rise to the protein MTLEQELRQLSKAKARAQRNGQLREEAVYCHQLGELLASHGRFKEALEEHQQELHLLESVQDTLGCAVAHRKIGERLAEMENYSAALKHQHLYLDLAGSLSNHTELQRAWATIGRTHLDVYDHCQSRDSLLQAQAAFEKSLAIVDEKLEGMLTQRELSEMRTRLYLNLGLTCESLQQTALCNNYFKKSIFLAEQNHLYEDLFRARYNLGAIHWRGGQHSQAIRCLEGARECARAMKMRFMESECCVLVSQVLQDLGDFLAAKRALKKAYRLGSQKPNQRAAVCQSLKYVLAVIQLQQQLEETEGNDLEGAMAICEQLGDLFSKAGDFPKASEAYQKQLHFAQLLKRPDLELAVIHVSLATTLGDMKDHHKAVHHYEEELRLRKGNALEEAKTWFNIALSREEAGDAYGLLAPCFQKAFCCAQQAQRFQLQRQILQHLHTVQLKLQPQEARDTETRLQELSMAKDIEEEEEEEEEEEASEALETSELELSESEDDAEGLSQQLEEDEELQGCLGRRKVNKWNRRNDMGETLLHRACIEGQLRRVQDLVKQGHPLNPRDYCGWTPLHEACNYGHLEIVRFLLDHGAAVDDPGGQGCDGITPLHDALNCGHFEVAELLIERGASVTLRTRKGLSPLETLQQWVKLYFRDLDLETRQKAASMERRLQVASSGQASHSSAAIQTVPSNHLFDPETSPPPSPCPEPSSHTPRPPEVSPDPAKVFLEETVSAVSRPRKNRHRPTSSSSSSEDEDDLSPCRPSQKRLRHTTQQGEAKAPDPSKSRDTAASSACRAAYRAAIRGVGSAQSRRLVPTLPLGSEEVPAPKTALIPEEEYLAGEWLEVDTPLPRSSRTSTSVSDHERCPARSRIRAKQSRPASLDGWCSRTKAGDGSLTAEPAGNPSVPRTSGPSKENSAAGQPLLLVQPPPIRVRVQIQDNLFLIPVPHSDVRSVAWLAEQAAQRYFQTCGLLPRLTLRKDGALLAPQDPIPDVLQSNDEVLAEVTSWDLPPLKDRYRRACQSLGQEEHQQVLQAMEHQSSSPSFSACSLALSQAQLTPLLRALKLHTALRELRLAGNRLGDACAPELLATLGTMPNLVLLDLSSNHLGQEGLRQLVEGSSGQNALQILEELDLSMNPLGDGCGQALASLLRACPMLSTLRLQACGFSSSFFLSHQAALGNAFQDAAHLKTLSLSYNALGTPALARVLQSLPACTLLRLELSSVVASKSNSSLIEPVIKYLTKEGCALAHLTLSANCLGDKAVRELSRCLPCCPSLTSLDLSANPEISCASLEELLSALQERSQGLSFLGLSGCSIQGPLSSALWDQIFVQLQELQLCSKALSTKDRDTLCQRLPEGACTLDQGSKLFFKCL